GATGGTATCCCCTTTGTCTTCGGGTGAATCTCAACCGCATCCCTGAGTGCCCTGCCAATGCTTTTAAATATTGCCTCAAAGATATGATGCAGGTCGCGGCCGTAATGAAGGATTATATGAAGATTCATTGCAGCGTGATTTGTAAATGCCCTGAAGAAATCTTCAAACAGGGATGTTTCTAATCCACTCGCCATACTCCCTTTAAGCGGTCTCACCTTATAAACAAGAAATGGCCTTCCACTGAGGTCTATGGCCACCTGGGCAAGACTTTCATCCATCGGGGTTAAAGCCTCTCCATAGCGTCTTATC
The genomic region above belongs to Nitrospirota bacterium and contains:
- the hisB gene encoding imidazoleglycerol-phosphate dehydratase HisB is translated as MRTAKVERKTKETSIKISINLDGKGDYSINTSIPFVDHMLSLMAKHGHFDLNVAAKGDIEVDFHHLLEDIGIVLGEAVKKALGEKLRIRRYGEALTPMDESLAQVAIDLSGRPFLVYKVRPLKGSMASGLETSLFEDFFRAFTNHAAMNLHIILHYGRDLHHIFEAIFKSIGRALRDAVEIHPKTKGIPSTKGKL